A segment of the Rhizobium sp. ZPR4 genome:
CCCAACCGCCAGCTTCAGATAGCTGGCAACGCGTTCCGTCGCCGGCACGATTTCGTGGACGAGCAACTCGCCGCCCGGCTCGAAACCTTGCTCGATCAGGTTCTTGTGAAAACGGGTGCGCTTCGACAGCGTATAGTCGAGCACGCCCCTATGAACGAAGGTTCCCCGTCCCTGCTCGGCACGCACCAGTCCGCGCTGCTCCAGATGGCCCAGCGCCTGACGCACGGTGAAGCGGCTGACACCGAAGCGCTGCATCAGCTCAGGCTCGGTCGGCAATTTCTCTCCTGGCGCGAAAGTCCCGGTGGCAATATCAGCCGCCAGGATCTCGCCGATCTGATGCCAGAGGGCGCTGCCGCCCTTGCGATCGATCGTCTCCATGTCAGATGCGCTTCTCGAGCCGGAACAGAAGCTTGTATTCGGCCGGATAGCTCAACGCATCGAGAATGCTCGGATAGTATTTGCGGTCCTTCGTCGCGCGCACGAAACCGTCATAGCCGAAACGCCTGACGGAAACATCGAAGCCGGCCGTCGTGAACGCCTCGATATAGTCCTGTGGCGAGCGATCCTGCATCGGCGCATTGCTGTTGTTGCCGATCAGTTCGAGCCATTTCGGCCAAAGCGGCATTTCATTGTGGCACCCGGTCACCGCGTAATAGACGCCCCCATCGCGCATGGCCCGGAACATCCCCTCGGCATGCTCTTTCAGTTCCGGCAGCAGATAGATCACCTCATAGCTGAAGGCCACATCGAAGCTGTCGGCAAAAGGCAATAAATCGGTCGTCACATGAAACTGCAGCGGCATATTGCCGACAGCTTCGACAGCGGCAGCCACGGACTCCGAAGCGATATCAATGCCAACGCCGCGTCGGAACGGCCGCATGGCATAAAGCAGCCGCAAAAAACCACCGCGATTGCAGCCGAAGTCCAGGACAGTCTTCGAGGAGAAATCCCGCTCCGGCACCGTTTCGATGAAATGCCGCCAATAGGGGCTGTGCGATTCCGCCATTGCGGCGTCGCCCTGCGGTTCCTTGTGCCAGGTTGCATAAGTCGTTGCTGCGCTCGTCATGATGCTCTCGCTGTTGGAGTGGACTGCCCCCTTGATAGCCACGTCTCATGACAATCATATGAATTCGTCCGGACGACCGGACTACTACACGCAATCGACCATCCATTGCACGCCATACCGATCCGTCAGCTTGCCGTAGTAGCTGCCCCAAGGCTGCACGGCGAGCGGCGTCGTTACGGTACCGCCCTCGGCAAGCCGGGCAAAAATCTCGCCAGTGCTACCGCGATCATCCATCATGAGCATGTGCGCAGAGCCGCGCATCGGCTCGGCGTCATGATTGTCGGAGGCGAAGAACAAGACGCCTGGCCCCTCGAAGCGAGCGTGCATTACCCTGCCCCGCATTGCTTCGCGGGCAAGCGGTATCCCATCCGCACCATGACGGACCAACAGCGTCACTTGGCCAAGCCCGCAGGCCGTATAGAAGGCAAGCGCGTCCTCACAATGCGTCGTGAAAAACAGATAATTGGCGAGTTGCAACTCCTGACTCCCCTTGTTGTCGGACGAGCGGCCCACGCGGCCGCCCGGTATTGATGCCAATTGCTTCAACTCAAGCGCGATGAGCTTCGACCTCGGGCGCTGCGGCGCTCGCAATGGCGCCGACCAGATCAGCATTGCTGTAGCTTTGGCCCGCAATGCCCCAGGCGCCTTCAGGCGCATAAACTATATTCGACCAGATATGCTCGCGCTTGATCCGCCCTTCGGCCGCCTGTTCGACGACATCAGTCGCTCTTGCAATGAAAGCGCACTTGGCTTCGGCGGTCGCGAGCGCGATTTCGGGCAGCTTGAGTTCGATGAAGGCCGCGGCAACGGGCTTTCCGGCTGCCAGCACGTGTTCGGCCGGAAGCACGTTGATCGACCCGATGACATTGGCCGTCATGAATGCATTCCCGGTCAAGCCGGCAACATCGAGGACTGCATCCGTCAATCCAGCAAAAGCTTGCGCCTGCGCTTCGGACGAAAGCAACCCTTCGGATACGGTGAGTGTAATGGGCATGGGATATCTCCTTGTTGGACCTGTGACGGCAATTGATATATACCGATCACTCTTTAACGATACACACCGATCACTCTCTACGCAATAGATAAAGAGAGATCACTCTTAATGGAGGCGATAATGCGCTATAGCGCCGAACATAAGGAAGAAACCCGGACGCGGGTCGTCGCGGCGGCAGGGCAAGTCTTTCGCAAGGAAGGCTATGGCGGCGCGGGCATCGATGCGCTGACGAAAGCGGCCGGCGTCACCAACGGCGCCTTCTACGGACATTTCAAGTCCAAGAGCGAAGCGTTTCGCACCGCTGTCGTGGAAGGATTGGAAGAGTTGCGCCAAGCGATCCTGGTGCTCAGGCAAAATCAGCCGAAAGACTGGTTGAAGGCACTTGCCAGCTTCTATCTCGGTTACAAGCGGACCTGCGATCTCGGCGATAGCTGCACGCTGCCGAGCCTTTCCCCCGATGTGATGCGTGCCGATGAAGAAACACGCGGCGTCTATACGGTAGAGTTGAGAAAATTGATCGCGGATGTTGCCGCCGGCCTGCCGGAAAGCGCAAACCCTGGCGAAACAACGGCGGAGGATCGTGCCATCGTTCTTCTCGCAACGCTGAGCGGTGGTCTGACGCTTGCCCGCGCCGTCTCCGATCCCACCCTTTCCGTGCACATAGCCGAAGTCATTGAACGGGCTGCCCTGACGGCCGGCAATCCTTCGCGGCCACAAGGCGAATGACGATGCAATTCACGTGATGAAGGAATAGCCGAGGCGAAGCTTGCCGCTCCGCCTCGGCGGGCCATTTACGCCCGGATCGCCTTGTCGTTCGCATCGAAACGATGCATCTGGCTTGCATCCGGCGTCGCATAGACCATCTCGTCCGGCTCATATCTATGTTCGCCGAAGAGACGCGCGGTCAGAAGGCCGGTGGCCTCGGATTCGAGGTAGATGATCGTATCGGCACCGAGATGCTCGACATGGATGACCTTGGCCGCCCATGTGCCCTGATCGCGCGACAGCGTGATATGTTCGGGGCGGATGCCGACGGTCTTGGCACCGCTTTCGCCGAGCCGTTCTGCTGGGATGAAATTCATCTGCGGCGAGCCGATGAAGCCGGCAACGAAGGTGTTGGCCGGGCGGTTATAAAGCTCCATCGGCGAACCGATCTGCTCGATCGCACCGGCATTGAGCACGACGATCTTGTCGGCAAGCGTCATCGCCTCGACCTGGTCGTGAGTGACATAGATCATCGTCGCTTTCAGGCTGCGATGCAGCCGGGCGATTTCGAGGCGGGTCTGGACACGCAGCGCCGCATCGAGGTTCGACAGCGGCTCATCGAAAAGGAAAAGCTCGGGTTCGCGCACGATGGCGCGGCCGATGGCGACACGCTGGCGCTGGCCGCCGGAAAGCTCTGAAGGACGGCGAGCCAGATAGGGCTCGAGCGACAGCATACCGGAAGCTTTCCCGACGCGGCTTTCGATTTCGGCCTTCGCGGTACCGGCCTGCTTGAGGCCAAGCCCCATATTGTCCTTCACAGTCAGATGCGGATAGAGCGCATAGGACTGGAACACCATCGAAATGCCGCGCTTGGCCGGCGGCGTCACCGTCACATCCTGGCCATTGATCAGCACGGCACCGGAGGTCACGTCCTCCAGGCCAGCAATGCTGCGCAGAAGGGTCGACTTGCCGCAGCCGGAAGGACCAACGAAGATGACGAACTCACCATCCTGCACTTCGAGGTCGATACCCTTCAGCACGTCATGCGTACCGTAGGCCTTGCGGATGGATTTCAGTTGAAGCGATCCCACAGTCTTGTCCTTATAGATAAACAGGCTTGCCGGTGCGCACGCTCTCATCGGCGGCAAGGCATATGCGCAGCGATTGAACGGCATCGTCCATATGGCGATTGAGGTCGATATCCTCGCGGATGGCCTTCAGCATGAAGGCCTGCTCGAAGTCGCAGAGCTCCTGATGGCCCGGTTCGCCATCCATATGCAGATCCTGATCCGGCCGGATAAACTGGCCGTTCGGGCCAGTCTCGGCGTTGTGCAGCCGGATAACCGACGTCTTCGTGTGCATGTCGATATCATCGGACTTGGCATTCTGATCCATGGCGATCGAGACCGAGCCGTTCGGCGACATCACATCCTTTACGAAGAAAGCCGTCTCCGAGATCATCGGACCCCAGGCGGCTTCGTACCAGCCGACAGAACCGTCTTCGAAAATCACCTGGAGATGGCCGTAATTATACATGTCCGGCTTGATTTCCTGCGTCAGCCGCAGACCCATCCCACGTACCTCGACGGGCTTGGCGTCGGTGATCTGGCACATGACGTCGACATAATGTACGCCGCAATCGACGATTGGCGACGTGTTTTGCATCAGCGCCTTGTGCGTCTCCCAGGTCGGACCGCTCGATTGCTGATTGAGGTTCATGCGGAATACGTAGGGGCCGCCGAGCTTACGCGCTTCGGCAATCAACCGCATCCACGAGGGATGATGGCGCAGGATGTAGCCGATCGTCAGCTTCTTGCCGGCCTTTTTCGCAGCCGCGACCACACGCTCGGCATCTTCGACGGTCGTCGCCAGCGGCTTCTCGACGAAGACGTGGCAGCCGGCTTCGAAGGCCATGACCGCAAAATCGGCATGGCTGTCGGAATAGGTATTGATGGAGCAGAGGTCCGGTTTCAGCTCCTTCAACGCGGTCTCGAAATCCGGATGGACCGTATATCCCCGCAGCTCCTCAGGCAGTTCGCGCTTGGAGCGGTTGACCAGGCCGACAATCTCGAAGCCCGGATTGTGGTGATAGGCCAGCGCATGGCTGCGGCCCATATTGCCAAGGCCGGCAACGAGAACGCGGATCGGCTTTTCAGATGGGCTCACTTGACTGCTCCGGATGTAATGCCGCGAATGAGTTGACGCGAGAAGATAACGTAGAGGATGAGGATTGGCAGGATGGCGAGCGTCAGGGCTGCCAGCACCGCGTTCCAGTTGGTAACGAACTGGCCGATGAAGATCTGCGATCCGAGCGTCACCGTCTTGGTCGCTTCGCTCGGCGCCAGAATCAGCGGGAACCACAGATCGTTCCAGATCGGGATCATGGTGAAAACTGCCACCGTCGCCATCGCCGGACGGACCAGCGGCAGCACCAGACGGAAGAAGATCGCGTATTCGCTGAGACCGTCGATGCGACCGGCATTCTTCAGATCGTCGGAAACCGTCCGCATGAACTCGGACAGGATGAAGATCGCCAGCGGCAAGCCTTGCGCGGTATAGACCAGGATCAGCGCCGTCAGCGTGTTGACGAGGCCGGCGGCGACCATGCCCTGCAGGATCGCGACCGTGCCAAGACGGATCGGGATCATAATGCCGATCGCCAGATAAAGCCCCATGACCGTATTGCCGCGGAAACGGTATTCCGACAGCGCGAATGCGGCCATCGCTCCAAACAGCAGCGTCAGGATGATCGAGACGATCGTCACGACGAAGCTGTTCTGGAAATAGGTGAAGAAATCCCCCTGCTTCAGAACGGTGTCATAGCCGATCATGCTGAAGGAGGACGGCGTCGGGACGCTCAAGGGTGCCCGGAAAATCGAGGCGCGATCCTTGAAGGAGTTGATGACCGTCAGGAACACCGGAAAAATGGCGACGAGTGTGTAGGCGATGAGCGCCAGATGGACGAAGCCGGTGCGGACAAGGGAAGTGCGTGCCTTGGACATGGGTCGCGCTCCTCAGAACTGATAGCGACGGATGCGCCGCTGCACGATGAAAAGATAGAAGGAGACGCCGGCCAGAATGATGAGGAACATCACCGTCGCGATCGTCGCCCCCATCGAGCGGTCACCCAGCTGCAGCTGGAAGCCGAAGAACACGCGGTAAAGCAGCGTACCGAGGATATCGGTCGAGCCATCCGGTCCCGCCAAAGCCCCTTGCACGGTATAGACCAGGTCGAACGCGTTGAAATTGCCGACGAAAGTCAGGATCGAGATGATGCCGATTGCCGGCAGCACCAGCGGCAGCTTGATCTTCCAGAACTGGCTCCAGCCGGTAATTCCGTCACATTCAGCGGCTTCGATCACCTCTTCGGGGATGTTGAGCAGCGCGGCATAGATCAGCATCATCGGAATGCCGACATATTGCCAGACCGAGATAAGCGCGACGGTAATCAGCGCCGTGCTCGGCCTGCCGAGCCACGGGGCGAAGAACGATTTCAGACCGATGACATTCAGAAGCTCGGGCGCAACACCCCAGAGCGGCGAGAGGATCAGCTTCCAGATGAAGCCGACGACGACGAAGGAAAGCAGCGTCGGCAGGAATATGGCCGTGCGATAGAAGGCGACGAAACGCAGCTTCGGCAGCGACAGGAGTGCAGCCAGCGCGACACCGATCGGATTCTGCACGCACATGTGGATGACGAAGAAGATCAGGTTGTTGCGCAGCGCATTCCAGAAATCATGCGACCAGCGGTCATCGCCGAACAACACCTTGAAATTGTTCAGGCCGACGAAGACAGATTGGTTGTCGACAACATTGTAGAGCGACAGGCGCAATGTCTCGATCAGCGGCAGGATCATGACCGCCGTATAGACGACGAAGGCCGGGAAAAGGAAGACGAGGATGTGCCAGCGCTTGGAGCGCCTGATCGGCGTCACCTCAAGGGCATCTGATGTCGCAGCGTCGCTCATGGCTTTCTGCCTGTTTTTCTTGGCTGCATGCCGACGCAGCAGCTCTAAGGTTCAAATCCACCCGCTGCCTCGGCTCTTCAGCCGAATGGAAGCGACATCGGGCGTGTCGAATGCAGAAGCGAAAACGATCGCCCATCCAATCATCCAAACAACGAAAAGGGCGAGGAGCCCGAAAGACCCCTCGCCCGTATCAAGCAGTGATTACTTGCCCGGCTTGTACCAGCTGTCGAGGCCCTTCTGGAGCTTCGCGCCGGCCTGTTCCGGAGTGTCCGTGCCGTTGATCACGTTTGCGGACTCGGTCCAGGTTTCGTTTTCCAGGTTCGGCGTGCCGCGCGACAGGATCTGATAGGTCGAACGAACGGTCGACTTGTGATTGTCACGCCAGGAAACGAATTCCTGCGCGAGCGCATCGCTCATCTTCACCGGATGCGAGTTCAGGCTGAAGAAGCCCGGCAGCGAGTTGGCATAGATGGTAGCAAACTCGTCGGAAGCGACCCAGTCGAGGAACTTCTTGGCTTCTTCCTGATGCTTGCTCTTCGTATTCAAGCCGACGCCGATATCCGGATGGTCGGAGATATAGGCTGTGTCACCAGCCTTTGCGACCGGCGGCGGGAATGCGCCCATCTTGAACTGCGCCTGGGTGTTGAAGAGAGCAATTTCCCAGGAGCCGGCCGGATAGATCGCAGCCTTGCCGAGCGTGAAGAGGTTCTGGCTGTCAGCGTAGCCCTGAGCTTCGAAGCCGTCACCGAGGTAGGGCTTCCACTTTGCCAGTTCCTTGTAAGGATCGACCCACGGTGCGTCCGTCAGCTTTTCCTTGCCAGCGATCAGAGCCTTGCGGCCTTCCTCACCCTTCCAGTAGTTCGGGCCGATGTTCTGGTAGCCCATGGTTGCGGCTTCCCAGAGGTCCTTCGTGCCCATAGCCATCGGAATGTAGGTGCCGTCGGCCTTGATCTTGTCGAGAACGGCGAAGAACTCGTCGCGCGTCGTCGGCACCTTGAGGCCGAGCTTGTCGAAGGCATCCTTGTTGTAGATGAAGCCGTGGATGACCGAAGCCATCGGCACGCAGAAGGTCGACTTGCCGTCGTCGGTCGACCACGCGGCCTTGGCGACAGCCGAGAAGTTTTCCAGGCCTTTAAGCTTGGTCAGATCGGCAAGATGCTTCTTGTTGAAGAGGTCGAGCGAAGCATCGAACGGGCGGCAGGTGATGATGTCGCCTGCAGAGCCGGCATCGAGCTTGGCGTTCAGCGATGCGTTGTATTCGGTCGGCGCCGTCGGCGAGAAGACGATCTTGATGCCCGGGTTCTTCGCTTCGAAAGCCGGGATGATCTTTTCCTGCCAGATCTGCAGGTCGTCGTTACGCCAGCTTTCAACCGTCAGCGTCACATCGGCCGCGTGCGCAAGGCTAACTGACGTCAGCAGGCTCGATGCGAGAAGCAAGCCTTTCAGAACATTGGTTTTCATTTCCCTCTCCTGTTTTCCGCGCCATAGCAAGGCGCTGTTCTCGATCTGAAAATCCGCTGGCCTGTCCGAGGAAACGGTCAGCGCTCCATAGGGACCGCCAATACTGCCGACCCCTCCATGCAAAAGGCTTCAAAGGCGCCGGCCCTATCAGCCCGATCAATTGCCGCCCGCCGCCATCAAACGGAGACGCTGCAAGAACTACGCGGGAAAATTATAACGACGTCGAAGCGAGATCCTCCTGATCCCTGGCAGCCTGACGCAACGACGAGATGCGCGCCCTTCCACTTCACCTACTGGCTGTTGTTTTTCTGCCAGCTTTGCCGATGTCCGTTCGTACTGTTCCCTTGCTCCGAATTAAGTCCAAAAAAATACCAATTGTCCAGCCGAATTTAACTTTCAGGTGTAAAAAGATTGAGGCTTATTAATTTATTGTGGGAATTCAATAGGATATTATCGGACAAAAATGCCCGCCTTGCCTATTGGTAAATGGTATTTTTTTGGTATTGTATGGAAAAACGGGGAACAGGCGGCATCCGGAGGCATGATGGGGCAGTTTGCAATTGGTATCGATGGTGGCGGCACGAGTTGCCGCGCAGCTGTGATAGATCATAGTGGGCAGGTGCTTGGCACCGGCAAGGCTGGCGCGGCGAACATTCTCTCCGATCTGGAAAACTCACTGATCCATATTGTCACCTCGGCAAAGCAGGCTTTGATCGACGCCGGGCTCGCTCCCGGACTGCTGCAGACGCTGCCGGCCGTTATCGGAACGGCAGGCGCCAATGTCGGCAACTACGGCAAAAAGGTCGAAGGCGCGCTGCCCTTTGCAAGCACGCGCGTCGTCACGGATGCGACGACAGCGCTTCAAGGCGCTCTCGGCGACGCCGATGGTGTCATCGGCGCCTTCGGTACCGGTTCCGTCTATAATGCTCGTCGCGAGGGCAGGATCTGGGGCATCGGCGGCTGGGGTTTTGTCATAGGCGACCAGGCAAGTGGCGCTCGTCTTGGACGAGATTTGCTCGAGAGAGCTGTCCTGGCCCATGACAAGGTGACAGCCGGCTCGGCGCTCACGGCATCGATCATGGCCGAATACGGCAATGATCCGGAGCGCATCGTCGAGTTTGCGCATGCCTCCAAGCCCAAGGATTTTGCCCGCTATGCGCCGGTCATCTTCGAATATGCCGGGATGGAGGATGCCGTCGCCATCGACATCGTCAAGACGGCAGCGAAAGCCATAACCGAGAGCCTCGATGCGCTGCTTTGGCCGGAATGCCCTTCGATCTGC
Coding sequences within it:
- a CDS encoding Gfo/Idh/MocA family oxidoreductase; its protein translation is MSPSEKPIRVLVAGLGNMGRSHALAYHHNPGFEIVGLVNRSKRELPEELRGYTVHPDFETALKELKPDLCSINTYSDSHADFAVMAFEAGCHVFVEKPLATTVEDAERVVAAAKKAGKKLTIGYILRHHPSWMRLIAEARKLGGPYVFRMNLNQQSSGPTWETHKALMQNTSPIVDCGVHYVDVMCQITDAKPVEVRGMGLRLTQEIKPDMYNYGHLQVIFEDGSVGWYEAAWGPMISETAFFVKDVMSPNGSVSIAMDQNAKSDDIDMHTKTSVIRLHNAETGPNGQFIRPDQDLHMDGEPGHQELCDFEQAFMLKAIREDIDLNRHMDDAVQSLRICLAADESVRTGKPVYL
- a CDS encoding sugar ABC transporter permease, with protein sequence MSDAATSDALEVTPIRRSKRWHILVFLFPAFVVYTAVMILPLIETLRLSLYNVVDNQSVFVGLNNFKVLFGDDRWSHDFWNALRNNLIFFVIHMCVQNPIGVALAALLSLPKLRFVAFYRTAIFLPTLLSFVVVGFIWKLILSPLWGVAPELLNVIGLKSFFAPWLGRPSTALITVALISVWQYVGIPMMLIYAALLNIPEEVIEAAECDGITGWSQFWKIKLPLVLPAIGIISILTFVGNFNAFDLVYTVQGALAGPDGSTDILGTLLYRVFFGFQLQLGDRSMGATIATVMFLIILAGVSFYLFIVQRRIRRYQF
- a CDS encoding BadF/BadG/BcrA/BcrD ATPase family protein — translated: MGQFAIGIDGGGTSCRAAVIDHSGQVLGTGKAGAANILSDLENSLIHIVTSAKQALIDAGLAPGLLQTLPAVIGTAGANVGNYGKKVEGALPFASTRVVTDATTALQGALGDADGVIGAFGTGSVYNARREGRIWGIGGWGFVIGDQASGARLGRDLLERAVLAHDKVTAGSALTASIMAEYGNDPERIVEFAHASKPKDFARYAPVIFEYAGMEDAVAIDIVKTAAKAITESLDALLWPECPSICLLGGLAQAYRPWLDERHKAILAEPRGDVLRGAVELAAKLLRGGEENKA
- a CDS encoding ABC transporter ATP-binding protein gives rise to the protein MGSLQLKSIRKAYGTHDVLKGIDLEVQDGEFVIFVGPSGCGKSTLLRSIAGLEDVTSGAVLINGQDVTVTPPAKRGISMVFQSYALYPHLTVKDNMGLGLKQAGTAKAEIESRVGKASGMLSLEPYLARRPSELSGGQRQRVAIGRAIVREPELFLFDEPLSNLDAALRVQTRLEIARLHRSLKATMIYVTHDQVEAMTLADKIVVLNAGAIEQIGSPMELYNRPANTFVAGFIGSPQMNFIPAERLGESGAKTVGIRPEHITLSRDQGTWAAKVIHVEHLGADTIIYLESEATGLLTARLFGEHRYEPDEMVYATPDASQMHRFDANDKAIRA
- the phnF gene encoding phosphonate metabolism transcriptional regulator PhnF; this encodes METIDRKGGSALWHQIGEILAADIATGTFAPGEKLPTEPELMQRFGVSRFTVRQALGHLEQRGLVRAEQGRGTFVHRGVLDYTLSKRTRFHKNLIEQGFEPGGELLVHEIVPATERVASYLKLAVGALVIHRRGVMTADSIPVELGDSYYPADRFPDFDKARLQHPTISAALASYGVTDYERLQTEIEARMPTAEEARILRQPKSTPLLVTRKVDADAAGMPITYSESVWPAERTTFNLDLR
- a CDS encoding ABC transporter substrate-binding protein; this encodes MKTNVLKGLLLASSLLTSVSLAHAADVTLTVESWRNDDLQIWQEKIIPAFEAKNPGIKIVFSPTAPTEYNASLNAKLDAGSAGDIITCRPFDASLDLFNKKHLADLTKLKGLENFSAVAKAAWSTDDGKSTFCVPMASVIHGFIYNKDAFDKLGLKVPTTRDEFFAVLDKIKADGTYIPMAMGTKDLWEAATMGYQNIGPNYWKGEEGRKALIAGKEKLTDAPWVDPYKELAKWKPYLGDGFEAQGYADSQNLFTLGKAAIYPAGSWEIALFNTQAQFKMGAFPPPVAKAGDTAYISDHPDIGVGLNTKSKHQEEAKKFLDWVASDEFATIYANSLPGFFSLNSHPVKMSDALAQEFVSWRDNHKSTVRSTYQILSRGTPNLENETWTESANVINGTDTPEQAGAKLQKGLDSWYKPGK
- a CDS encoding class I SAM-dependent methyltransferase is translated as MTSAATTYATWHKEPQGDAAMAESHSPYWRHFIETVPERDFSSKTVLDFGCNRGGFLRLLYAMRPFRRGVGIDIASESVAAAVEAVGNMPLQFHVTTDLLPFADSFDVAFSYEVIYLLPELKEHAEGMFRAMRDGGVYYAVTGCHNEMPLWPKWLELIGNNSNAPMQDRSPQDYIEAFTTAGFDVSVRRFGYDGFVRATKDRKYYPSILDALSYPAEYKLLFRLEKRI
- a CDS encoding VOC family protein; this translates as MQLANYLFFTTHCEDALAFYTACGLGQVTLLVRHGADGIPLAREAMRGRVMHARFEGPGVLFFASDNHDAEPMRGSAHMLMMDDRGSTGEIFARLAEGGTVTTPLAVQPWGSYYGKLTDRYGVQWMVDCV
- a CDS encoding carbohydrate ABC transporter permease — encoded protein: MSKARTSLVRTGFVHLALIAYTLVAIFPVFLTVINSFKDRASIFRAPLSVPTPSSFSMIGYDTVLKQGDFFTYFQNSFVVTIVSIILTLLFGAMAAFALSEYRFRGNTVMGLYLAIGIMIPIRLGTVAILQGMVAAGLVNTLTALILVYTAQGLPLAIFILSEFMRTVSDDLKNAGRIDGLSEYAIFFRLVLPLVRPAMATVAVFTMIPIWNDLWFPLILAPSEATKTVTLGSQIFIGQFVTNWNAVLAALTLAILPILILYVIFSRQLIRGITSGAVK
- a CDS encoding Tautomerase enzyme, translated to MPITLTVSEGLLSSEAQAQAFAGLTDAVLDVAGLTGNAFMTANVIGSINVLPAEHVLAAGKPVAAAFIELKLPEIALATAEAKCAFIARATDVVEQAAEGRIKREHIWSNIVYAPEGAWGIAGQSYSNADLVGAIASAAAPEVEAHRA
- a CDS encoding TetR/AcrR family transcriptional regulator; the protein is MRYSAEHKEETRTRVVAAAGQVFRKEGYGGAGIDALTKAAGVTNGAFYGHFKSKSEAFRTAVVEGLEELRQAILVLRQNQPKDWLKALASFYLGYKRTCDLGDSCTLPSLSPDVMRADEETRGVYTVELRKLIADVAAGLPESANPGETTAEDRAIVLLATLSGGLTLARAVSDPTLSVHIAEVIERAALTAGNPSRPQGE